The following are encoded in a window of Astyanax mexicanus isolate ESR-SI-001 chromosome 6, AstMex3_surface, whole genome shotgun sequence genomic DNA:
- the ctsk gene encoding cathepsin K: MNVCEGVLLMLLGSALTLAFDPTSLDSEWEKWKVTHRKEYNGLGEEDIRRAIWEKNTRLIEAHNQEYELGIHSYELGMNHLGDMTVEEVAEKMLGLQMPMDSDDTNTYVPDEYEKLPKSIDYRKLGYVSPVRNQGSCGSCWAFSSVGALEGQLMKTTGQLVELSPQNLVDCVKENDGCGGGYMTNAFNYVKTNKGIDSEEAYPYVGEDQQCAYNKSGKAAACRGFKEVKKGSEGALTSALAKVGPVSVGIDAMQSTFQFYKRGVYYDPNCDKENINHAVLAVGYGVTPKGKKYWIVKNSWGEEWGKQGYVLMARNRNNACGIANLASFPVM, encoded by the exons ATgaatgtgtgtgagggagtgctgTTGATGTTGCTGGGGTCTGCACTGACCCTCGCCTTTGACCCCACCTCTCTGGACTCTGAATGGGAGAAATGGAAAGTCACTCACAGGAAGGAGTACAATGGCCTG GGTGAAGAGGATATTCGCAGGGCTATCTGGGAGAAGAATACAAGACTGATAGAGGCCCATAATCAGGAGTATGAGCTGGGCATTCACTCTTATGAGCTTGGCATGAACCACCTCGGAGACATG ACAGTAGAAGAGGTGGCTGAGAAGATGTTGGGCCTTCAGATGCCAATGGACAGTGACGACACAAACACCTATGTTCCCGATGAATACGAGAAACTGCCTAAATCCATTGATTATCGCAAACTTGGCTACGTCAGTCCTGTTAGAAACCAG GGCTCATGTGGCTCCTGCTGGGCCTTCAGCTCAGTTGGTGCTTTGGAAGGGCAGCTGATGAAGACCACAGGCCAGCTGGTGGAGCTTAGCCCTCAGAACCTGGTGGACTGCGTGAAGGAGAATGACGGCTGTGGTGGTGGATACATGACCAATGCCTTTAATTACGTCAAGACCAACAAAGGCATTGATTCTGAGGAGGCCTATCCATACGTTGGAGAG GACCAGCAGTGTGCTTACAACAAGTCTGGGAAGGCAGCAGCTTGCCGGGGGTTTAAGGAAGTGAAAAAAGGCAGTGAAGGTGCTCTCACATCTGCGCTGGCTAAGGTTGGTCCAGTTTCAGTGGGCATCGATGCCATGCAGTCTACCTTCCAGTTTTACAAGCGTG GTGTGTATTACGACCCCAACTGCGACAAGGAAAACATCAACCATGCAGTGCTGGCTGTAGGGTATGGTGTCACACCGAAGGGCAAAAAGTACTGGATTGTCAAAAACAG CTGGGGTGAGGAATGGGGAAAGCAGGGTTACGTCCTGATGGCCCGCAACCGCAACAACGCCTGCGGTATTGCCAACCTCGCAAGTTTTCCAGTTATGTAA